The Monomorium pharaonis isolate MP-MQ-018 chromosome 5, ASM1337386v2, whole genome shotgun sequence genome includes a window with the following:
- the LOC105840182 gene encoding 40S ribosomal protein S10, giving the protein MLMPKKNRVAIYEYLFKEGVMVAKKDYHASKHPELENIPNLQVIKAMQSLKSRGYVKEQFAWRHFYWYLTNDGIEYLRGYLHLPPEIVPSTLKKQPRSETTRPRPATTRSEGSRPTEDRAGYRRGPGGPPGTGDKKADVGAGTGDLEFRGGFGRGKALQ; this is encoded by the exons ATGTTGATGCCAAAAAAAAATCGTGTGGCTATCTACGAGTACCTTTTTAAGGAGGGGGTTATGGTAGCAAAAAAAGATTATCACGCATCAAAACATCCAGAACTGGAAAATATTCCTAATCTTCAAGTAATTAAAGCTATGCAG TCTTTGAAGTCTAGAGGGTATGTAAAGGAGCAATTTGCATGGAGACATTTCTATTGGTATCTTACAAACGATGGTATTGAATATTTACGTGGATACCTACACTTGCCCCCTGAAATTGTACCTTCCACCCTTAAAAAACAACCAAGATCCGAAACTACAAGACCAAGACCAGCTACAACTAGGAGCGAAGGGTCGAGACCAACAGAAGATCGCGCGGGATACAGACGAGGACCAGGTGGTCCCCCAGGTACTGGTGATAAGAAGGCTGATGTTGGTGCAGGTACCGGTGATCTTGAGTTCCGTGGTGGCTTTGGTCGTGGAAAAGctcttcaataa